A single Crateriforma conspicua DNA region contains:
- a CDS encoding site-2 protease family protein translates to MTTLAESLVSSSSRPLTVRKRPDLTGSRHHYQGAAYWVVKEPIGLQYFRFHDEEYFILNMLDGHVSLQQIKDGFEARFAPQKITFGDLQQFIGMLHRSGLVISNSPGQGKQLRERGRKKRNKELLGKFSNIFAIRTRGIDPEKILNRLLPWFGWMFTVPALLFFIGLFLTASLLLATQYETVYAKLPTFQQFFAADRWLILAATMGVVKVIHEFGHGLSCKKFGGECHEIGFMLLVFTPCLYCNVSDSWMLPNKWQRVWIGAAGIYVEMILASIAAFVWFFSEPGTTVNDLSLNIMFLNAVSTILVNGNPLLRFDGYYILMDLLEIPNLRQKATEVLKRWFQETCLGLELQEDPFLPQRNRLAFAMFTIASVIYRWVVVFSIVWFVMKVLEPYGLQAVGRLLAVAGFAGLVMQPIIQTWKFVRTPGRLAKVKKGRLFATLGIAGAILAAVAYIPLPHHIDCAFEIRPSEAGSVYAATTGRVRWTAQPGDIVSKGDPVAKLENPDLIIRLADLQGQEELARVQRANLTRRARTDESVKVQQDYQDEVLASIVALREKTEEEVKRLTVRAVRDGQVLPPADKPSQDAGDGRLPGWTGTPMQPHNIGALMTPDDKICEIGTPKDYEAVLIIDQGDMQLVRVGQEVDLKLDSKRLETFHGKLTEMSINPMQAASTNMSSQTGGDLQTEIDPRTGQIKPRSVSFQGRVPIDFDETVLRAGYRGSAKIHVDPMSLGQRLWRIIAKTFNFEF, encoded by the coding sequence ATGACCACTTTGGCCGAATCCCTGGTAAGCAGCTCATCGCGGCCGCTGACGGTGCGCAAACGGCCGGACCTGACGGGCAGTCGGCACCATTATCAGGGTGCGGCCTATTGGGTGGTCAAAGAACCAATCGGGCTGCAGTACTTCCGCTTTCATGATGAAGAATATTTCATTCTGAACATGCTGGACGGTCACGTCAGCCTGCAACAAATCAAAGACGGATTTGAGGCTCGATTCGCACCGCAGAAGATCACCTTTGGGGATCTGCAACAGTTCATCGGAATGCTGCACCGCAGTGGGCTGGTGATCAGCAATTCGCCAGGGCAGGGAAAACAGCTTCGCGAACGTGGTCGGAAGAAGCGTAACAAGGAACTGTTGGGCAAGTTTTCCAACATCTTTGCGATTCGTACCCGTGGTATCGACCCCGAAAAAATCTTGAACCGGCTGTTGCCGTGGTTCGGGTGGATGTTCACAGTCCCGGCACTGTTGTTCTTTATCGGTTTGTTTCTTACCGCGTCGTTGTTGTTGGCGACTCAGTATGAAACCGTTTATGCCAAGTTGCCCACATTCCAGCAATTTTTTGCAGCCGACCGGTGGCTGATTCTTGCGGCAACGATGGGAGTCGTGAAAGTCATTCACGAATTCGGTCACGGGCTGAGTTGTAAGAAATTCGGTGGTGAATGCCACGAAATCGGTTTCATGCTGTTGGTGTTCACGCCATGTCTGTATTGCAATGTTTCCGATTCATGGATGTTGCCCAATAAATGGCAGCGTGTTTGGATCGGTGCGGCCGGGATTTATGTGGAAATGATCCTGGCATCGATTGCAGCATTTGTCTGGTTCTTCAGCGAACCCGGAACGACCGTCAATGATTTGTCGCTGAATATCATGTTCCTGAATGCTGTTAGCACGATTCTGGTCAACGGGAACCCGTTGCTGCGGTTCGACGGCTATTACATTTTGATGGATTTGTTGGAAATTCCCAACCTTCGTCAGAAGGCCACGGAAGTTCTCAAGCGATGGTTTCAAGAAACCTGCTTGGGGTTGGAACTGCAGGAAGATCCTTTCTTGCCCCAGCGAAATCGACTTGCCTTTGCGATGTTCACCATCGCGAGTGTGATTTATCGATGGGTGGTTGTGTTTTCGATCGTCTGGTTCGTGATGAAGGTGTTGGAACCTTATGGGCTTCAGGCGGTCGGCCGATTGTTGGCGGTGGCCGGATTTGCCGGCCTTGTGATGCAGCCCATTATTCAAACTTGGAAATTTGTTCGTACGCCTGGGAGGTTGGCAAAAGTGAAGAAGGGCCGACTGTTTGCAACGCTGGGCATCGCGGGAGCGATCCTGGCGGCGGTGGCGTACATTCCGCTGCCGCACCATATCGATTGTGCTTTTGAGATCCGACCCAGCGAAGCCGGTTCGGTCTATGCTGCCACAACGGGACGTGTCCGTTGGACTGCACAGCCGGGAGACATCGTTTCCAAGGGAGATCCGGTTGCCAAACTGGAGAATCCCGACCTGATCATTCGTTTGGCGGATCTTCAGGGCCAAGAAGAACTTGCACGAGTCCAGCGTGCGAACCTGACGCGTCGTGCACGAACCGATGAATCGGTCAAAGTGCAGCAGGATTATCAAGATGAGGTCCTGGCGTCGATCGTCGCGCTGCGTGAAAAAACCGAAGAAGAAGTCAAGCGGTTGACCGTTCGTGCGGTTCGTGACGGCCAAGTTCTGCCGCCGGCCGACAAGCCATCACAAGATGCCGGCGACGGACGCTTGCCTGGTTGGACGGGGACTCCGATGCAGCCGCATAACATCGGGGCTTTGATGACGCCGGATGATAAGATTTGCGAGATCGGCACCCCTAAAGATTATGAGGCGGTGCTGATCATCGACCAGGGCGACATGCAGCTGGTTCGTGTCGGCCAGGAGGTTGATTTGAAATTGGATTCCAAGCGATTGGAGACCTTTCATGGGAAATTGACCGAGATGTCGATCAATCCGATGCAAGCAGCTTCGACGAATATGTCCAGCCAAACCGGGGGCGATTTGCAAACCGAAATTGACCCGCGGACAGGCCAGATCAAACCACGCAGTGTTTCATTCCAAGGACGAGTCCCGATTGATTTTGATGAGACCGTGCTGAGAGCGGGCTATCGCGGATCGGCCAAGATTCATGTGGATCCAATGTCCTTGGGGCAACGCTTGTGGCGGATCATTGCCAAGACGTTCAACTTTGAATTTTAG
- a CDS encoding DUF3467 domain-containing protein — translation MADEAAKTAEDTQTAAPAPAPAAEKAQTQQPVQVQVEDDHAVATYANFCRVTGSPEELIVDFGLNPQPIGVPKDPIQVKQRIILNFFTAKRLLAALQMSVARHESVFGVLETDINKRVRPGLQQQAAQAKKD, via the coding sequence ATGGCCGACGAAGCCGCCAAGACCGCCGAAGACACTCAGACCGCTGCTCCTGCTCCCGCACCAGCCGCTGAAAAGGCACAAACCCAACAGCCCGTTCAAGTTCAAGTGGAAGATGATCACGCGGTCGCCACCTACGCGAACTTTTGCCGCGTGACCGGTTCGCCCGAAGAACTGATCGTCGACTTTGGTTTGAACCCGCAACCGATCGGTGTCCCGAAGGACCCGATTCAAGTCAAGCAACGAATCATTTTGAACTTCTTCACCGCCAAGCGACTGTTGGCCGCACTGCAAATGTCGGTCGCCCGCCACGAGTCGGTTTTCGGCGTTTTGGAAACGGACATCAACAAGCGTGTTCGTCCGGGCCTGCAACAACAGGCTGCTCAGGCCAAGAAGGACTGA